TTAAACCTGTACCGCTACTGATAGAAATAATATCACCAAGTGTTGTGGAAATCCACCCCTCCGGCAATTCGCCTTCTTTTACATTCGGGTGGGTGAAACGCCCCTCAAACGCCCATTTCAATACCGCCTGCCGATATACTTTGAGCTGCTGCTGTGCGGTTTTCAGGCTTTCAATGCCTTTATCCAAACTGCTGAACAACTCCTCTATTTTGGCTACAATGCGGTGCTGCTCGGGAAGGGGGGGGATTGGGAATTCCGCTTTTCCTAAAAATTGATAATGTCTTGCATAACCTTTATCAGGAAGATTTATACAATGTAAAAAATAAAAAAATAGTTTAGGATTTAAAAATTCAAAAGGCTTTAAAACCTTTACTCCATCAGCACCCGCAATGAATTTAAAATTGACGAATTTCATAACCTTTGTATGGTCTCCAAAAATTATGAATGGTGGGTCGCCTTCAACTACTAACTCATCTTTATCAAAGTAACCACCAATTAATTCTTGCCCTTGGTCAATAACAGGATATTTCCCTTTTTGCTGATAATCCTTCTGTTTGATTTTAATCCCATTCAAGGAAATACTATCACAAGTCTCAGAAAAATTTATGAGTGCCCAACCAGTGGGTAATTCTGCTTTATATAAAATATTTTCACTCATTACGCTGCTAGTACTTGGTTTTGTTTATAAATAATTGTTTCCATATCATCGGCAAAGGTTTTTTGTTCTCCACCCTTTCGGTAATATATTATTTTCGTTCATATTGCTGCTCAATTGTCTGAACCATGATTATGCCTGATGGCCATGATTGCTTGATTTATTAATAAGATTATTGTTATGAACACGTTTGAATTGCAAGCTTTTTGAACCGAAATTCAGCAACAGACCTATTTCCATGTTGTAGGCTTCTACATAGTTCATGGCCTGTGCCAGGTGAACATCTTCAAGATTAATGATGGCTTTGATTTCTACCATTATTTTTTCCTCCACAAAAAAGTCAACCCTGCGGGTGCCAATATCATAACCTTTGTATTGCAATGGCATCTCCTTTTCTCGTTCGTGTGCTATGCCCTGTAAGTTCATTTCAATGGAAAGTGCTCTTTGATACACCACTTCCTGAAATCCATTTCCGAGATGTTTATGCACCTCCATGGCAGCACCAATAATTTTTCGTGTCAATTCTTCATATTTCATAATCAAGTAATCAATTAATCCTTATAATCATGGTTCAAGACATTATGCTGCCAGTGCTTCGTTGAGTTCGTAAATAATGTTTTCCATTTCATCGCCAAAGAGTTGCCACATTTTGCCCCTTCCACCTTTGGCATCAAAGGGTGTGTAATCAAGGTCGTCCATATCAACATGAACCGAAGTGGCAATTTGCTCTTTCAGCATATACAGCCATTCCATCTGTTCTTTGGTAAACTTGATGCCGGCACCTTGTTGTTTTTTCCACACCCAGTCGGCAAAGTTTTTATCTACGGTTTTGTCGTAAGGGGTTAAAACATTATCAATTCCCATCACTCTTCTGATTAAAGAAACCAATGCAACCAGTTCGTTTTTAGGACTGCCAATGGGTGCTGAGCCCTGAGCCTGTCGAAGAGTCGAAGCATCCAGTTGCTCATAAGCCCGCCACACACTCATAGGAGCAAGAGAGGGTTTGTCCATTTTGATTTTTTCCGACAAATCTTTAATCATGGCATAGGTAAGTTCACGCCTGCGGTAGGGTTGGCTGTAAAAAATCTGCAAAGCTACCATTTCATCTTTGTGGCTCTCTATCCATGCTTTAAAGTCAGCTACTAATGCTGAGCTTGTCGAAGTATTGTCTTTGTCCCAGCCTGCGTTTATCAGTTCATCGGGGTTAAGGAGGTCAATTTTTTGTTCGTGGGCTTTGCGAACATTTTCAATAAATTCGTTCAGCTCTCCGGTAAATACTTTGGCGGCTTCATGGCGTAGTTGCTCTAATCGTTGATTGATTTCTGCTTCAATTAGGGCAGGTGCTTCGCCAGGTTTTTCCTCTCTTACTTTTTGCTCAATGGCTTCAACGGTATCGGGGTTGTAGGCATTCAGCAGGTCTTTTACTACCTGTGTAAGCGATTTGCCGCCTGATTTTTCTTCAAACTGCTTTTTTTCTTTTTCGGTAATCTGTTTGTCTAATCGGGTCAGGCGGTTTGCCAAAGAGGTAAATAAATCTTCATCCCGAGCACCCACAGCCACAGCACCCAGTAAATCTTTCAAAGGCACACCGGGCTTTTTCTCCAGCGGACGGCTGTCGGTTTTCAGGCTTTTGGTAACACCAATGGCATCCACTATCACAAAATGGTCTTTAGCCATTTTGGCGCAGGGCGATACTTTTTTCAAATCGTCAAAATTGATTACCCGTGTGCCGCGTCCTTTCATTTGCTCAAAGTAGTTGCGGCTTTTCACATCGCGCATAAAGAGCAGACATTCAAGCGGTTTCACGTCTGTGCCAGTGGCAATCATGTCCACCGTTACGGCAATACGCGGGTAATAATCATTGCGAAACTGAGCCAGCACCGATTTGGGGTCTTCTTCGGCACGGTAGGTTACTTTTTTGCAAAAGCGGTTTTCTTCGTTAAACTCTTCTCTTACAATCTGAATAATATCATCAGCGTGGCTGTCGGTTTTGGCAAAAATCAGTGTCTTGGGAACTTCAAAATTGCCGTCATTGTCGTAGCGGTCAGGGAACATTTGTGGCAGATGCTCTTTGAAGGTGCGAATAACCATACGGATTTGGTTGGGGTTTACGATGTCTTTATCCAACTGCTGTGCAGAATAGCTTTCGTCCTCGTCCTGCAGTTCATAACGTTTTTTTCTTGTGAGCTTTTCGCGTGTTTCAATGTATTGACCTTTCCAAAGTGTAGCCCCTTTTTTGGATATTTTAGTTTCAATCAGGTACACATCATAACCCACATTTACGCCATCGGCTACGGCCATTTCGTGTGAATATTCCGAAACGATATTTTGCTGAAAATAGGCATAAGTGCGGGCATCGGGCGTTGCTGTGAGTCCAATCTGAAAAGCATCAAAGTAATCCAGTACCTGCATCCACAGGTTGTAAATACTGCGGTGGCATTCGTCAATAAAAATGAAGTCGAAAAATTCAACCGGCAGTTTTTCGTTGTATTCTACGGGTGGCACTTCTTTGGGTTGCCACTTTTCGTGTGGATTATCTTCTTCGGCACTTTCGTCAAGGTCCTGTCCTTTCAACACGGCATACAGGCGTTGGATGGTGCTGATGTACACATGGTTATCGTCAGGAATATATCCTGATTTAAGCCTGTGAACACTATACAATTCGGTGAACTTACGGTTATCGTCATTGGGCAGGTAGCTCATAAATTCCTGCTCAGCCTGTTCGCCCAGGTTTTTGGTGTCCACCAAAAAAAGAATACGCCTTACTACATTATTGTTGTTATCGTCTTTCAGTTTTAGCAGACGATATACAGAAGTAATTGCGGTAAAAGTCTTTCCCGAACCGGTTGCCATCTGAATTAAGGCTCTCGGCTTATTTTGCCTGAACGATTTTTCGAGGTTGGTGATGGCATTTATCTGGCAATCGCGTAATCCCCGGGTGGGCAAATTGTTAAGGTCTTGCAGGGCTGCCCGCAGCGATTTGGTTTTCTTCAGCCAGTTCCGCAGCGTTTCGGGCCGATGAAAAGTAAATACATTTCTGGCTCTTGGTTTAGGGTCTCTAAAGTCGGTAAACAAAGTTACTTCGCCTGTGCTTACATACACAAAGGGTAGTTTTTCGTTGTTCAGGTATTTGAGTTTAGCGGCAGCATAATCTTCTGCCTGCCCTTCATGTACGGTGAGTTTATGCCCTTCTTCTTCACGTTTTGCCTCAATAATTCCAACCGGTTTTCTGTCAACAAACAGCACATAGTCGGCAGGTCCGACATCCGTCTGATATTCACGAACAGCCACACCAATACCGACACTAAAATTAATTTTGGATTTGGATTGAACCACCCAACCGCAGGCATTCAGTTGCCTGTCGATGTTATCTCTTGCTGTTTGTTCCGGGTTCTGATTGGTCATTATTTACTCAAATATCATAAGTGCAAAGTTATTATTATTCATTGGTGTGTGGACAAAAAAATGGCACTTTTGGTTTTGCGAAGCGTGGGCTTGTGTCCCGATAGCTATCGGGATGCGGCTGGCTTTTTTTAGCATGACCGTTAATGTTCGAGTGTAGCAGTAGTAAGGGATTACGGGCTTCATCACTATCAACCTACACGAAACTTTATGCGAGTTAGAACGCTTAAATACCCTCTAAAACCCTTATTACTGCTACACTTTGTTACCAACTGTGCGTTTTCATTCATGTCTAAATGCTCTTTTTAATAAGATTGGCGTTGTTAAGGTTGTAAGAATTCCCATAATCACAAGTATTGAAAAAATCTCTGTACTTATAAGTCCTGCATTATAAGCAATATTGGCAATAACTAATTCCATTATTCCTCTAGCATTAAGTCCTATTCCAAGTGTTAAAGAAGTTTTTCCATTAAGTCCTGCAAATCTTCCACCGAAATAACCCCCCAAAATTTTTGAAAAATATGCAACAAAAATAACTGCTAATAAAAGTCCAATATTACTTATAGACAAAAAATTAAACTCAAGACCAATGCCTGCAAAAAAGATAGGGGCTAAAAAACCCATTGAAATATTACCTGTAGTTTTTTCTATTGCTTTCAAATTGTCTTTTCCTATTAATTGCTCACTTATAAGCATCGAACCAAAAAAAGCACCAACGATGAAATGTAACCCTAATGTCTCTGTAAATGTTGAGAACAATAAAATAAATACAAAAAATAAAGCAAACAATGGCTCTTTACCTTTTAGTGATGATGTGAGTTTATTCAATGAATTCTCAATATAATCGCCCCTACGAAGAATTTTTTTTATTAAAATATATACAAAACTTAAAATTACAATAAACACTACTAACTTGAGTAAGGAAAATGAACCTGCTTTTAAAATTGTAAAGAAGGAAAAATCAGTATTTTTTATATTAATTAAAACACCAAGTATGGTCAGTGCTAAAACATCGTCAAAAATTGCCACTGAAATTATTTTTTGTCCAATATCGGTATTTATTTTACCCAAATCCATTAAAATTCTTATACTTACAGGAAGTGCAGTTATTGCAACACAAAGTCCTATAAATAAAGATGTCATAATACTTTGATTGAATATAAAACCAATACTTGTACCACAGAATATGGGAATAAAGAAAGCCATTAATGAAATAATCAGATTTCTTCCTTTTAAAGATTTTAGAATTGAATTAATATTTATTTCTAAACCAATCATAATTACTAAAAGGAATATTCCAAGTTCAGAAATAACCTTTATGTCTTCTGTTCTATGGATTAAATTAAATAAACTAGGTCCTAAAATTATTCCTGCTAATATTTCTCCAATCATTGAAGGTTGTTTAAAACGCTCAAACAATTCACCTAATAATTTTGCAGCAACTAATATAATTAATAGATTAGTAAAGAAAGGAAGTTCAAAAAATGCTTCATTCATATTTTATTCACATTTAGTAGATTTGTAATTAAAAATTATTATCATTGTCTTTAGTTTTTTCGCATTGTTGGTAACGATTGGATATATGCAATATTGTGTATTTTTTTACTTTACCTGAATACGCCTCAGCCATGAAAATCATTTTAGACTTAAATTCTGAAGGCAAAATTAATGTTTTTGTTCAGATACAAAAGCAACAAAGTTTTATACAATTAAAAAAAATTTTTTGTTGTCCAAGGCGGAATTCTTCCATATTTCTGGCACGGGCAAACCCATCACCCATCACTCATCACCTTCCCTGACCAACAGCAATATCAGAATGGAATTAATGATAAAGAATTGAAAAACAATGCGACAGGAGTTTATCCGGAAAATATTCATGGTTACAAATAAGCAGGGGAGATATTATTAATTGAACCAGAATGCTGTTCGTTTTTTTCTATTCCTTTCTCTTATTTACATTTACGATATAATCCCAGTTATAAAATGCTTTGTCAAATTCGGCAGGGAATTTTTCACGGAGTTCGGCAGCATCTTCTATGTATATTTCCCGCTTTTCTTCATTTAAAGAATAACAGAAATAACCGATGGAATGTGCATTGTAACTGGAATCCTGCAGGTAATTAGCCAGTTCGCTGGGCCATCCGTGTCGCGGAAAAATGAAAATATATGGTTTTTTTTCATCAAATTTAGGTTTAACTTTTTTCCAATCCTCTGATGAAGTAGTGTCAGAATCTGTAACAGTATCAGCAGAGGC
This portion of the Sphingobacteriales bacterium genome encodes:
- a CDS encoding GxxExxY protein, which encodes MKYEELTRKIIGAAMEVHKHLGNGFQEVVYQRALSIEMNLQGIAHEREKEMPLQYKGYDIGTRRVDFFVEEKIMVEIKAIINLEDVHLAQAMNYVEAYNMEIGLLLNFGSKSLQFKRVHNNNLINKSSNHGHQA
- a CDS encoding DEAD/DEAH box helicase family protein; amino-acid sequence: MTNQNPEQTARDNIDRQLNACGWVVQSKSKINFSVGIGVAVREYQTDVGPADYVLFVDRKPVGIIEAKREEEGHKLTVHEGQAEDYAAAKLKYLNNEKLPFVYVSTGEVTLFTDFRDPKPRARNVFTFHRPETLRNWLKKTKSLRAALQDLNNLPTRGLRDCQINAITNLEKSFRQNKPRALIQMATGSGKTFTAITSVYRLLKLKDDNNNNVVRRILFLVDTKNLGEQAEQEFMSYLPNDDNRKFTELYSVHRLKSGYIPDDNHVYISTIQRLYAVLKGQDLDESAEEDNPHEKWQPKEVPPVEYNEKLPVEFFDFIFIDECHRSIYNLWMQVLDYFDAFQIGLTATPDARTYAYFQQNIVSEYSHEMAVADGVNVGYDVYLIETKISKKGATLWKGQYIETREKLTRKKRYELQDEDESYSAQQLDKDIVNPNQIRMVIRTFKEHLPQMFPDRYDNDGNFEVPKTLIFAKTDSHADDIIQIVREEFNEENRFCKKVTYRAEEDPKSVLAQFRNDYYPRIAVTVDMIATGTDVKPLECLLFMRDVKSRNYFEQMKGRGTRVINFDDLKKVSPCAKMAKDHFVIVDAIGVTKSLKTDSRPLEKKPGVPLKDLLGAVAVGARDEDLFTSLANRLTRLDKQITEKEKKQFEEKSGGKSLTQVVKDLLNAYNPDTVEAIEQKVREEKPGEAPALIEAEINQRLEQLRHEAAKVFTGELNEFIENVRKAHEQKIDLLNPDELINAGWDKDNTSTSSALVADFKAWIESHKDEMVALQIFYSQPYRRRELTYAMIKDLSEKIKMDKPSLAPMSVWRAYEQLDASTLRQAQGSAPIGSPKNELVALVSLIRRVMGIDNVLTPYDKTVDKNFADWVWKKQQGAGIKFTKEQMEWLYMLKEQIATSVHVDMDDLDYTPFDAKGGRGKMWQLFGDEMENIIYELNEALAA
- a CDS encoding cation:proton antiporter — translated: MNEAFFELPFFTNLLIILVAAKLLGELFERFKQPSMIGEILAGIILGPSLFNLIHRTEDIKVISELGIFLLVIMIGLEININSILKSLKGRNLIISLMAFFIPIFCGTSIGFIFNQSIMTSLFIGLCVAITALPVSIRILMDLGKINTDIGQKIISVAIFDDVLALTILGVLINIKNTDFSFFTILKAGSFSLLKLVVFIVILSFVYILIKKILRRGDYIENSLNKLTSSLKGKEPLFALFFVFILLFSTFTETLGLHFIVGAFFGSMLISEQLIGKDNLKAIEKTTGNISMGFLAPIFFAGIGLEFNFLSISNIGLLLAVIFVAYFSKILGGYFGGRFAGLNGKTSLTLGIGLNARGIMELVIANIAYNAGLISTEIFSILVIMGILTTLTTPILLKRAFRHE